One genomic window of Dama dama isolate Ldn47 chromosome 7, ASM3311817v1, whole genome shotgun sequence includes the following:
- the LOC133059129 gene encoding olfactory receptor 2B11-like: protein MELINKSHPNEFILLGFTDRPWLEPPLFIILLITYPMAMMGNIAIILVSKLEPRLHSPMYFFLTNLSFLDMCYTTSIVPQMLFNLGTSKKTISYMGCAVQLYFFHIMGGTECLLLAVMSFDRYVAICKPLHYTLIMNQRVCILLVATVWLSGMTYAVSEATVTLQLPLCGHNTLDHLLCEIPVLIKTACGEKGANELTLSVVCTFMLAVPLCLILISYACIGHAVFKIKSSEGRKKAFGTCSSHLIVVFLFYGPGISMYLQPPSSISRDQPKFMALFYGVVTPALNPFIYTLRNKDVKGALGNLMRSIFISK, encoded by the coding sequence ATGGAACTAATTAACAAAAGCCATCCCAACGAGTTTATTCTACTAGGCTTTACTGACCGTCCTTGGCTAGAGCCTCCTCTATTCATTATTCTGCTTATAACATACCCCATGGCCATGATGGGAAACATAGCCATCATTCTGGTGTCCAAATTAGAACCCCGTCTGCACAGccccatgtatttcttcctcaCCAACCTCTCCTTTCTGGACATGTGCTACACCACAAGCATTGTCCCTCAGATGCTCTTTAACCTGGGAACGTCTAAGAAGACTATCAGCTATATGGGGTGTGCAGTTCAGCTTTATTTCTTCCACATAATGGGGGGCACAGAATGTCTGCTTTTGGCTGTTATGTCTTTTGatcgctacgtggccatctgcaagcctctACACTACACCCTCATCATGAATCAGCGAGTCTGTATCTTATTAGTGGCCACCGTGTGGCTGAGTGGAATGACCTATGCTGTCTCAGAGGCCACTGTCACATTACAGTTGCCACTGTGTGGTCACAATACCCTGGACCACTTGCTGTGTGAGATTCCTGTTCTGATAAAGACTGCCTGTGGTGAAAAGGGTGCTAATGAGCTCACACTCTCTGTGGTATGTACTTTTATGTTAGCTGTACCGCTATGCTTAATTCTTATTTCCTATGCTTGCATTGGACATGCTGTATTTAAGATTAAATCttcagagggaaggaaaaaagccTTTGGGACATGTTCTTcccatctcattgtagttttcttattttatggCCCAGGTATCAGCATGTACCTTCAGCCCCCCTCCTCCATCTCAAGAGACCAGCCCAAGTTCATGGCTCTCTTCTATGGAGTGGTGACTCCTGCACTCAACCCTTTCATCTACACTCTGAGGAATAAGGATGTAAAGGGGGCACTGGGCAATCTGATGAGGAGCATTTTCATTTCCAAGTAA